From Lolium perenne isolate Kyuss_39 chromosome 5, Kyuss_2.0, whole genome shotgun sequence, a single genomic window includes:
- the LOC127299234 gene encoding protein NPG1 yields MAAAAEPDNGSEAGPTGDSAVLASPVKARARLPELQAGASAATASESEEARVDDGNIQEAESSLREGLSLNYEEARALLGRLEYQRGNVEAALRVFDGIDLQAAIQRFQPSLSEKPSSKRNNKLRSDSSNSGSQHAASLVLEAIYLKAMSLQKLGKATEAAQQCKSVLDAVESIFQRGIPDVMVEQKLQETVSKSVELLPELWKQAGAYQEALASYRRALLSQWNLDDECCTRIQKRFSVFLLYGGVEASPPSLASQTEGSFVPKNNLEEAILLLMILLKKWYLGKTHWDPSVMEHLTFALSLCGQTTVLAKHLEEVLPGIYPRTERWYSLALCYSAASDNEAALNLLKKYLNKNESPNDINALLLAAKICSSDYYLASEGVEYAKRAITEDESFDGHLKSAALHFLGLCLVNKSKIASSDHQRSLLQAEALKSLSDAFSLDPHNPDLIFDMGVAYAEQRNMHAALKCAKQFIDTTGGSVSKGWRLLSLVLSAQQRYSEAEVVTDAALDETAKWEQGPLLRIRAKLKAAQSLPMEAVEAYRTLLALVQAQSKAYGSVKNGTEEGDNKVSEFEVWQGLANLYASLSYWRDAEICLQKAKALKTYSATTLHAEGDMHEIQAQTQHALAAYLNALSTEVDHVPSKVSIGALLSKQGPKYLPVARSFLSDALRLEPTNRAAWFYLGQVHKHDGRLADAADCFQAASMLEESDPIESLRPL; encoded by the exons ATGGCGGCGGCAGCAGAGCCGGACAACGGCAGCGAGGCGGGCCCCACCGGGGACTCGGCCGTGTTGGCTTCGCCGGTGAAAGCGAGGGCGAGGTTGCCGGAGTTGCAAGCCGGCGcctcggcggcgacggcgtcggaGTCTGAGGAGGCGAGGGTGGACGATGGCAACATCCAAGAGGCAGAGTCGTCGCTCCGCGAGGGCCTCTCCCTCAACTACGAG GAAGCGAGAGCTCTCCTTGGGAGGCTGGAATATCAGAGAGGAAATGTAGAAGCTGCTCTTCGAGTATTTGATGGGATAGACCTTCAAGCTGCTATTCAACGTTTCCAACCATCGCTTTCAGAAAAACCATCTTCAAAGCGGAATAACAAACTACGGTCAGATTCATCTAATTCAGGATCACAGCATGCAGCTAGCCTTGTTCTTGAAGCCATTTACTTGAAGGCGATGTCTCTTCAAAAGTTGGGCAAAGCAACAG AGGCTGCTCAACAGTGTAAGAGTGTCCTTGATGCTGTTGAAAGTATTTTCCAACGTGGCATACCTGATGTCATGGTTGAACAAAAGCTGCAGGAAACTGTCAGTAAATCTGTTGAGCTTCTCCCAGAACTTTGGAAGCAAGCTGGGGCTTATCAAGAAGCACTTGCTTCTTACCGGCGTGCTCTTCTTAGTCAATGGAATCTCGATGACGAATGCTGCACAAGGATTCAGAAgagattttctgtttttttgttaTATGGTGGTGTTGAGGCAAGCCCCCCAAGCTTGGCTTCACAAACTGAAGGTTCATTTGTTCCTAAGAATAATTTGGAAGAGGCGATCCTTCTGCTCATGATACTATTGAAGAAGTGGTACCTTGGAAAGACTCACTGGGATCCCTCGGTGATGGAGCATCTTACGTTTGCATTGTCACTCTGTGGCCAGACAACTGTTCTTGCCAAGCATCTCGAAGAGGTTTTACCTGGAATATACCCTCGAACTGAGAGATGGTATAGTCTAGCCCTTTGTTATTCTGCAGCTTCTGATAATGAAGCTGCACTAAATTTGCTAAAGAAGTATTTAAATAAGAATGAGAGTCCCAATGACATAAATGCTCTGCTTTTAGCTGCTAAGATATGCAGTTCAGACTATTATCTTGCTTCTGAGGGTGTGGAGTATGCAAAGAGAGCAATCACTGAGGATGAATCATTTGATGGGCATTTAAAGAGTGCTGCACTCCATTTCTTGGGGCTTTGTCTGGTTAATAAGTCTAAAATTGCTTCTTCAGATCATCAAAGATCTCTCTTGCAGGCTGAGGCTTTGAAATCACTTAGTGATGCATTTTCTCTTGATCCCCACAACCCAGATTTAATATTTGACATGGGGGTTGCGTATGCTGAGCAACGAAACATGCATGCTGCCCTGAAATGTGCAAAGCAGTTCATTGACACAACTGGTGGATCTGTTTCTAAAGGCTGGAGGTTGTTATCTTTGGTTCTTTCTgcacagcagaggtattcagaagcaGAAGTGGTGACTGATGCTGCATTAGATGAAACTGCAAAATGGGAACAAGGCCCACTACTTAGAATAAGGGCTAAACTGAAAGCAGCCCAATCACTGCCCATGGAAGCAGTTGAAGCATACCGTACTCTTCTTGCTCTTGTTCAGGCACAAAGCAAGGCTTATGGATCTGTAAAAAATGGCACAGAG GAAGGGGATAATAAAGTGAGTGAGTTTGAAGTTTGGCAAGGTCTTGCCAACTTGTATGCTAGTCTTTCGTACTGGAGAGATGCCGAAATATGTTTGCAGAAGGCTAAAGCTCTGAAAACATATTCTGCCACAACACTTCATGCAGAAG GTGACATGCATGAGATCCAAGCGCAAACGCAGCATGCGCTGGCTGCATACTTGAATGCACTATCAACAGAGGTGGATCATGTTCCATCCAAGGTATCCATTGGTGCTCTCCTTTCGAAGCAAGGGCCCAAGTATCTCCCCGTGGCGAGGAGCTTCCTCTCGGATGCCCTAAGGCTTGAGCCTACAAATCGGGCTGCTTGGTTCTACCTAGGGCAGGTCCACAAGCACGACGGGAGGCTAGCTGACGCCGCTGATTGCTTCCAAGCAGCCTCAATGCTTGAGGAGTCAGACCCAATAGAAAGTCTCCGGCCGCTCTGA